In Actinomyces sp. zg-332, the following proteins share a genomic window:
- the purM gene encoding phosphoribosylformylglycinamidine cyclo-ligase: MNDIPMTYADSGVNIDNGNLSVEKMKPYVKSTFRPEVITDLGGFGGLFALQKDKYEEPILVSGTDGVGTKLDLAFKTGIHDTIGIDAVAMCVNDILVSGAEPIFFLDYLAVGQLDPEKVALIVKGVADGCKQAGCALIGGETAEMPGFYKKDEYDVAGFSVGIVDKKKIVDGSNVKVGDKIIGLASTGLHSNGFSLARKVLFERAGYDIDTVIDSSGNTVGQTLLTPTRIYVPYVMKILEKYAGDINAMAHITGGGLIENIPRVLPKNTNANITKDSWEIPHIFTLIQNLGNIESTEMYRTFNMGIGYVLVVKPEKALQIQKEFSELGLDAYEIGEIVNGSAKVEFV; this comes from the coding sequence ATGAATGATATCCCGATGACTTATGCTGATTCTGGCGTAAATATAGATAATGGTAATTTGTCTGTAGAGAAAATGAAACCATATGTTAAATCTACTTTTAGACCAGAAGTTATAACAGATTTAGGTGGATTTGGTGGCTTATTTGCTTTACAAAAAGACAAATACGAAGAACCAATTTTAGTATCTGGTACAGATGGAGTAGGTACAAAACTCGATTTGGCTTTTAAAACAGGTATACATGACACAATAGGAATTGATGCTGTTGCCATGTGTGTAAACGACATTTTGGTAAGTGGTGCTGAACCTATATTTTTCTTAGACTACTTAGCAGTAGGACAACTAGACCCAGAAAAAGTTGCTTTGATTGTAAAAGGCGTTGCCGATGGATGTAAACAAGCTGGATGTGCTTTGATAGGTGGAGAAACCGCAGAAATGCCTGGATTCTACAAAAAAGATGAGTACGATGTTGCAGGTTTTTCAGTTGGAATAGTTGATAAGAAAAAAATCGTTGATGGTTCTAATGTAAAAGTAGGAGATAAAATAATTGGTCTCGCTTCTACTGGACTACATAGCAACGGATTTTCTCTAGCTCGTAAAGTTTTATTTGAGCGTGCAGGCTATGATATTGATACCGTTATTGATAGTAGCGGAAATACTGTAGGACAAACACTACTTACTCCAACTCGTATATATGTGCCTTATGTCATGAAAATTTTAGAGAAATATGCTGGCGATATAAACGCTATGGCTCATATAACAGGTGGTGGACTGATAGAAAATATTCCACGTGTCTTACCTAAAAATACAAATGCCAATATAACTAAAGATTCGTGGGAAATACCACATATTTTTACACTGATACAAAACTTAGGAAATATTGAATCTACAGAAATGTACCGTACTTTCAATATGGGAATAGGATATGTTTTAGTTGTAAAACCTGAAAAAGCTCTGCAAATTCAAAAAGAATTTTCTGAACTTGGACTGGATGCATACGAAATCGGTGAGATTGTAAACGGTAGTGCAAAAGTAGAATTTGTATAG